The genomic stretch ATGACAACATGTGGTGCCTCAGGTTTCAGTCAGTGCTTTCTGAGGCATGGGCATCTCGTTTGGGTTTTCCATTTAAGCGATGACCATTTTGACTACCTGTTGTTCTGCTGAGTTTTTGATGCAGTGTTAAGTATCTAGGCTTCTACTGATTCTCATCTATTCATCCAAATTACACAGCTAAGGATCATACTTAGACAGTTAAGTTCATGTGCTTGCAGGTGACAGGTACAGCTACAAATTTAGTACCTGGTCTTTTTGCAAAGGTTGATGTGTTTCCAGGGGAGGGCaactttgacaaaaaaaatttaaaCGGTGGCAAAAGCcttgccccaatctattaattaagacaGAGGTCTTGATGATCCCTTTGTATTCATGAAGCAGAATTATCTCCTAACTCCAGGGACTGCCTAACTGCCATATGCTTGAGTTCAAAAATTGACTCCAACATACTTCGTTCTGCACCTAGGAAGCTATTGTAGGGAGGCAGCATTTAGCAGGGTTTATGCTTCTCCTTCCCGGTTGAAATCTCTTTTCTCTAGATGTGAGTATAAACAACACCACAGAATTCTGATATTAGTCCTTTTTTAGAGTTCAGAGATGTCTGATGTTTTTTCAAACTATTGGATTGTGATTTTCATTCTTGAGCCTTCACTGAATTGTTTGTTATGTTATGTGAAATGCAATTACCAGGTATGCATGTCACCTCCTAACCCTTAAGACTATGTATGAAATTCATGCAAGCAACTTCTATCTTACTGATTTATAGGTAAATCTGATGAGCGGTAATTTAATCTTGAAGACCACTAGATGGTCCAAGTGGAAGACTACTTCACTGCTGGCTTCACCATGATGGTATATAATCTTACCACAGAAATGTAAATTGCAATGGCATCCACAAAAATAAATACACACTATTGTAGACACCTCACAAAAAAATGCATAGAATGATTGGTAATCAGGACGTAAAATCCTTTCTGTTACCCTGTGGACCGTGTTTTCTTGACGGTTTTCAGAAAATAATAAATACTATGTTTTGATTCTCTGCTTTTAATTGTTTGTACAGACCTGTTCATGTgctcattattattattatttttaattagatAAATAAATTTTATCAGATGTAACTGAGACATGGGCTATTTAGGTTGGCTTGCAGTCTTTTGAGGGAAATGGTATTTTATTGTATTGCACTGAAGTTCTGTGTGGAACAAGTATGCAAGCTGAATTTCTTGATGCATGTTGGTATGTTTTAATTTGTATTCTCATGATTTCATTACAGTTCATGTAATTCATTGCTTTGCACTAGATTGTTTGCCATCTACTCCTTTGTCAGCTTGGCTTTAGCGGTGCATATCTCAAGTGAGCAAGGCAAAACTATAGAAGTGTGTAGTGGTTTGGATAAGGTTTGATGCTATAACTCCTAGAAAAGGTCAGGTAAGGTGTCATTATCTTCATAATGTTTCTACAGTTGGGGCCATCACTTCAGTTATGAACTTCTAGAGAGAATAAATTCCTTCTATTGTTCACCATTTATGTATGTTAGATTTGTATAGTTATCTTTCGACAAAATTTACATAGTTACTAGGCTTCGCCAAGTCGTCCTATGTTTTCTGTAAATATCAGGAAGGCACTTATGCACCCACACTCTCATTTCAGCTCGAGCTGACTGTTGCCCTCTTCTATTTTTTCGCCTCACAACCTATGGGCGTGGGCGTGTAACTGGTGATCTGAATGAACCTGCTGTATAGTAGATTTTGGCTCATGGTAGTGAGATCCAGGCGTATTGCCATGGAAGTCATACCGACATAACTACAAATCAAATTATTGCCTTTGCATCTTACCGATTTAACTCAGCCCTTTGCAGATGGTATAAGCGTTCAATGCTTGATTTCTATAGAAGCTAATAGGCTTCCGAACATTGTTGGATCCACATTGTAGCACATTCTGCTACGTTTCTTTCTTTAGATTATGTTGCCTCCTTATGGTTGTAACTGAGGACAAGTACAAGCCTCTGTACCTCACCTTGCGTTTTTATTAGTTCAATCAATGTAAATATATTGTTGCAAGAACACCATGACCAATCAGCTTTGTACCTCGGAAAAGAAGACTGAATAATCTCTCCTGTACTCTTCTCCAATTGTCGGTTTATTCCAGTGCAATATTAACCTCGCCATAGGGACACAAAGTTTTCAAGTATTACTTACAAAAAATATGCCCTACTTAGGCAATAAAATCATACTCATGCTTGGTGATGACAACACTAAATTTTTTTACACTGAGCTTTAGTTTTATGATGTTCGGTTTCCTTAGAGAATTTATGTTCAGCTATCTTAATATATAGCTCTACAGTGACCATTGCAAATTAATTTACCTTACGTGCATGCAGATAACAGCAGTTTGCTTAACTAACCGAAGTTTGTCTTCATCTAAGGTTCCTACTGACCTTCAGCATGCAGGGGCTAATTATACAGAGATATGCAGGGGCTGACCATTACTTCTCATAATCAGGAAAACACAAAGGTTTTTTTTAATCTAGCTGACCTTTATAAGACTATCCGATGCTCTCGGGGTATGTATATCAGTTTGCACAGTTTGCAATTCTGAATTATCAGCAACAATCGGTCAAGAGAAGGAAGATATATATCTCACCGGAGCAAAAGCAGCTATGAACTTCAGCAGACTTCACATAGTAAAACATATGGATCAAATCCGCTAGCAAAGCTCATCTAACCCAGCCCGTCAACGTTACCAGCAGATCGACCCAGTACCCAAAAAGAGGCCACACAACAACATTGTGATTAGGCCGGCCAGCCAAGTAACAAGTTGTAGACTTTTTTCTCACAAAACAAATGCCCTCAGTTTTTCTTTTTGTAGTACTAGTAagcgtgcacgtgcaacgcacgttccATACTTATAAAGGCATTTAAATTCGTCTCGAAATACATGATCCATACACCTAGTtacataaaatgcataagtaaatAAATGTATTATAATAGTTACATAAATACTTAGAAAACATGAACCAAGCAACAATGTCTATTATGCTTCTTTCATAAAAGTCCATCTAAGTATGTCATCTATAATGCTTCGTTCCATGGCTGGGATATTGTTTAGAGCCTCATTCCCCTCATACTTCAAAATATGAACCAAAAATTGCCTCCTCATTTCAATATCATCCTACATACGGGTTATACAAATTTATTATAAAAAAATCGAAAGTATCAATTATACAAATTAGCATGTTGTAAATACTTACAATGGGTACAAATACTGTGCTTCATTCCTTTTATTTTCCATACATGTCGATCCTCAAAAAAGATAACTAGCTTAACTCTTTTCTCCACAGTTATTTTTCAAACCAGCCACTCTGCAATTCATCAATCAAATATTTTGAAGCCATTGACGAATGCATACCAAATATATAGCACAACATGATATTTTTCACAATAACCTCTAGCactaataaaataaaaatagtacAAATACACCACACCCACATTTATAAAAGTTTGCCCCTCTAGCATCATATATGATCACTACAGAATAACAAGTACACATACATCGACAAGGCGGAGCTCGAGATCCCAAGACTTGACAAATAGGTAACACTAACGTCTCATAGAAAAAAGTTATGGTCACGGGTGCGGCGTGTCGCCGCGCCAATACTTCCTAGTAACAAATGATTTGCTGGATCTTTAAACAGCTTGAGCTCAAAACATGCACGATTTCTTAGCTTCCACAAGGCCTAGCACAAAGCTGCTAATCCTACAACATGTAAATTAGTTCTTTTTGGAAAAACTATTGCAATCCATACAAAATACTCCGAAACTTTTTGTATGTTTGCAATCCATACAAAATACTCCGAAACAGAATCAACAACCTCGACCAGAATAGGAGAAATTGGATTACCTGAAGTTCGACCCAGGCTAGACGCAGCTATCGCGGGTGCCCATCCACCCGCAATCAAGCCAAATCCTCCAGCTGGGCGTCGATCTTCTTCCGCAATCTGCTGGCCTCCTTGAACAGCCCCTCGAGCTCCTCCAAATGTCCTCGTCAGGAGGAGGACGATGCACCGGCACGGGATGAAGAGGAGGGTCAGCAGGATGATCCAGATGCCGGAGCTCCGTCGTGGACAGCAACAACACCAAGAAACCCTAGCTAGGGAGAAGGGGAAAAGAGGAGGAGGCGCGAGCTCACCGGAAAACTGTCGCCGGAGTAGGAACTCGTCATCGCCGTTGTGGTTTGCTCATTCagtcaccgccgtctcctcccccCGCAGCCGTCGCCTCATCTCTCCTTCCACGACCAAATACACGGGGGTAGGGTCGTGGGTGAGAATACCCGAGGAGGAGGCTTACCAGGCCGGGAAGATAGGGGATGGGCCGGGGAATTCCCCAAATATACCAGAGAAGTAAACGGGCTATCGGGGAAATTTCGGGATTTGCTCGTGGGCCGGTATTtctccctcccaaacccaaaTATACCAGAGAAGTAAACAAGACCTAAAGGAATCGGTTAAGCTGGCTGCTAGGAGAAACGGCTTAAATTTGAGTTCTTTTCGGCTTATTTTCACCTCTAAGCAGCTGAGAAGCCTCAAAAGAAGTCGGTCGAGTCGAATTATCCCGGAGACCCGTAGCCCGTGCCCGTTTAAAACCGCGTGGTGCTAGGCGCCAGGCAACTTGCAGAAAAGGGCAACAAATTTACCAAAATCCCCTGGTCCATTTCGTATTTGTATTCCTCACCACCTCGCGCCTCCCCTGTTTTACCTCTGCTCTCCCTCCCATCTCCTCAGCGCGGCGGCTGCGGTGGTTCTACCCAAGAAATTAAACCCGAACATCGCCGCCGGCCACCTGGCATCTACCTTCGAAGGAGGAAGCAGCCTCATGGAGGTCGTCAACGGCGCGACGGCCGAGGAAGGGAGGAAGCCGCTGTCCGAGATGGTGGACGACTGCGTGCAGCGCTGGTTCCAGGACACGCTCAAAGAGGCGCGCCGCGGCGACAGCGCCATGCAGGTGCTCGTCGCGCAGATGTATAACTCCGGCTACGGAATCCCCAGGAACGAGCACAAGGTATTGCCCTGTGGTCCGCTACCTCTTCTTTCCCCCTCTCCCTTCTCCACCCTCACGGCTGCGGACGTTTTTCATGCTTGATCCAAGTGTACCTCGGGGTGTGTTATGCTGGTTACCAGTGTGCTCAAAGGTGGATGGATTAGGCTGTTTGACTGTGCGAGATGCATTTCGTTGTTTGACGTTGCTGGCTGATCTAATCAGTTTTGTTGGATCCAATTTGATGCGGATCCATAGACTTTTCTGGTTCGATCCGGCTGTTAGATATTCTTGGCGCTCTATAAGATCTTTTCATAAGAGAATTGTTCCTTGCCAGGACGGTTAGGATGCAAGGATTTCTGGTTTTCCATGTCATTATGTGGAATTATGATAACCCGTTTAGTTCGCCGTCCAGCGATTTCTCGCTTTGGACTCGGTGGGCTGGCTCAACACCCTGAGCTCTAGCCACCAAGCCAACGCTTAAAACTAGTTATTGTCAAGGGGAATTTTTGCTTGCTTGTCTTTAGATAACACTAGCACAATTGCCTGTGCGTTCCAACGGAAATTTCAAAAATCAATGTTTGAACAAAAACTTCTATGGCGACCTAAATTCTGCCCAAAGTGGATCGAGCCATGTTTTCCTAGCCTCCTTTGTCTTAGTTTTTAGCAGGAAATATGTAGATGAATAGATAAGGGTTGATATTTTACtgaatattttttaattttaCTACTGGGTTTTTTTTTCGAGACAACTGTAGTCGAGAAAATTTGACACCCGACCGCAGGTGCTCGGCGAGTTGTGACTCAAGTCACGTCTCTGTCTGCAGGCCGCGTTGCTCTCGATGGTGTTCTTGTCTGGGTGCGGAGGCACAAAGTTTCCGCACAAGCCTCTCCCGCGTGAACATCTGGTTATCCCGACCGCATTTTCATTTATGTCTAGCCATGCTGATTCGGTGTTCTTGTCCGGGCGCGGAGACACGAAGTGGCCACGGAAGCCCCTCTCGTGTGGTGTCTTTCATCCCGACCCTATTTTCATTTATGTCTAGCCATGTTGATTTGTGCATCTACTCAGGATTTTTTCTTGGTTGAAAAAAAATATCAGTGGACACCAATATTATTAGTTTTCGGAAATTCCGGAAATAGCAGTCATAATGCCGCTCGAGATATGTTAAATGcaagttttttttgaaaattaataaaaaaatCTTTAAATTTGAGCAGATTATATAAATACTGGTATGTTTCGTCCGGTATAAAGGTTTTTTGGTGGTATTCGGAATAACCGGTTTTTGGCGAGATTTCAGAAAATCTGGACAGACAAACAAAAACCTGCATCTaattgaaggctttgttgtacctGTGAAAATTGGAGAATTTCCTTTGGATTCCATCGCTTATGTGCCACGAAGAGCTCTTACCTACGGCACTTCACGGCTCATTCTTGGGTCTCGGCATTATTAGCTGCCGCTCTTCGGCTTGGTCAAGCTTGATTCCTTTTCCAACGAGTTAATTCCTTCCTTTCTGCTTCCGTTTTGCTTGGTATCTTGTTGATATCAACGAAATTTACGTATATGAACTGGTCAGAATACGTCTAAggaagcgaggtgggactaatttAGACTTACCTTTTTACCCAGCTCTCTGGACCATGCCTGGCATAAGTGAAATTTGGAAAGGTGACTCATGGTCCATAAGAGAAGTGTGCATTTATTTGATCCAGAGCTAGCCCAGCAAATGCTCGCGAACTAATGGGGACATTTTTGGAGGGACGAAACTAACCGTACGAGCGACAGTTCGGAGTATAGGATGTAATGAACCgtttttttctttgatttttttactAATAGGTGGCAGCACTGTAATTTCGCCAGCAAAACAAGGATAATTTTAAGTTAGACGAAAAAAGGAAAGAAATCTtatttcctttattagtaggtaaataTTAGATATTTTCAAAGGGATTTACTTATTTCTGGTCGCATCTATCATGTTGTTGTTAAGAGAATATTTTTTAGATAACATTAGATATTTTCAAGGGCATTTACTTATATTTTCAACGGCATTTACTTAAATATTTTCAACGCATGGGGCTTAAGAAAGTTAAGATTGGTAGAAGCAAGGATTTGTTCTGTTATTCTCCTGTATTATTTTGCTCTGTTGCCCACAGGAACCAACCCGGTTAATTCCTTTGCTTGGGATTTGACTAAATAACTTTTGGAATGGCCAATTCTCATCTAGTAACAAAGATTCAAGTAAGAGCTCAGTCCCGTCCCAAGCCGTTGGATCAAGCGTGCTAGGATTCGTTCCCTTTCTTTAGTAAATCTCGAAAATCATatactaaaaaaatatttttaacgAAATATAGTTAGAAAGTTGAGAAAAATGTTCGTAGAATTCAGAAGTTATTGTTCATGAGGTTTAATAAAAGTCAGTACATTCGGAAAAATGTTCACGAGGTTCAAAAAAATGGTAAGATGAGCGAGAAAATATTCCGTACAAAATAACTGTTCTCGAGATTCAGAAATTGTTGGCGTGTTACACAAAAATATCCATATGGatttaaaaaagagaaaaagaaaaaggcaacATCATCTGATCGAGCTATTTCTCAGTCAAATAAGAGCTAGTCGCGTCCAATAACTTCATTTTTTTCTAATACATTTTCTTATTTCATGGAGACAAGTGAAGCTAGAGGTTTAGTTTCCAATtgaaaaagtatttttttttccttcttttcgCTCTTCTGAACATCTAGACATTGTTGATCCGAACTTTGACATATGTGTGTTTTACTTAGATAATGTTTTTAAAAATGTGGTATTTACTATATTCTTAACCTTTTGGAATTAATTATTCAATGATGGAGCACTTACATGCCTAAAGTTTATACCGTCTCCGTAAATAAGCACAAAATTTAAATTCTGCATTTTGTTTTTGTGCTTGTATTTAATATTTTAATAATTGAGGTAGTAGCAATCTTTTAAAACACAGGTGGTCAAGTGCATTTTTTTATCTATCACCAATGCTGATTTCCTACATCAAAAACATAACTGCATACATTTTTGAACACATTGCTAGCTGAGGGGTTGATACTTGATACCTACCAACTCTGGTGACCACATCTGCTTTAAGAATTGTGGTTTTATTTTCGGATGATTATTCGAGCAGTTAAATGAGTTTTTGTTGCTGAGGCACTGAATAGAAAATAGCCTATATAATATACATATTTACCATGGCATTTCAACTGTTATTAATTAATAATTAAGTCTGCCTAGTTATTACAGTATTTCATCTCATTATTATCAATACTATGTGAATGTACAATCAATCCGCTTGGTACCTTCTTTGTTCTTTATTTTCGAATAATCATCAGGACATTGTTAAAATAGAGAAATTTAACTCGGAGAACAATGCTTttggagctttgtatcactagggGGCTAATGGGGTTAAGGATATCTGAAGTACCATCATCTGGTGTTCAGTCTTATTTTATTGATAAGCTATAGTAAGATACAAACGTATCAAATGGGAAATCCTCTCGGCAGCCCCCATCCGCACCATGCTTGCCACTGATATGCCGAAACCAATCAAGGATGTTATCATCAGAGGTCAGCGCTCATTCATTTGGTCTTCAGGTCGTGACGATGGTGGAGGCAGTTATGTTGTTGCCTCGAAGGATGTCCGCCGCCCTATTGAGTATGGTGGTTTGGGTGTCCTCGATCTGAAACGCATGGGATGGGCACTTCGCGCAGCTCCATCGCACTGAGAGTACTAGACCATGGGCAAACTTACCCATCAAGCTTGGTCGCCATGACGAAGCCCTGGTCCATGCTGCTACTACTGCCACCCTTGGAGACGGCACTAAACTGTTTTTCTGGTCAGATAGATGGCTTGCTGGGCAACGCATTGCTGATCTTGCCCCCGCCGTGGTCGCTGCTGTCAACCCCCATGCCATCTAGCGCCGGACGATCACCTCTGCCTTGCCTGAGAGTGCTTGGATCAGAGACATCACCGCCACTCACTCCACTGAGGCCACCATCCAATTTCTTCACCTGGTCGACATCATTGGCGAACAAGAGCTTCAGCCGGATTCCCAAGACCCCATATCCTGGAACTTCTCTGAATCTGTCTTTTACACAGCTAAATCTGCTTACAAGGCCTTCTTGGAAGGCTCAACCTTCTCCCCTCATCACAGTTCAATTTGGGAATGCTGGAGCCCCCTCGAATGCAAGGTCTTCGCCTGGCTTGCATCTCTTGATCGATGCTGGACTGCAGAGAGGCGCATGCGCCATGGTCTGTCAGATGATGACACATGTGCGCTATGTGATCAGGAAATTGAGTCTATTTCACATCTGCTCGTCCAATGTTCATTGTCTCTCCAAACTGGACCTGCTGGGTTGCATGCCTCGGACTGATGAGAGCTTCAACACCTGGTTCACCTCAGCTGCCTCCCATGACAGCCCTGCACTGCAAAAAGGTGTGAAATCTCTTATCCTGCTCACCATCTGGCGGCTGTGGAAGACAAGAAATGATGTCATCTTAAAATACCTTAATCCCCAATCAACAACACCTGGTCGTTTCAATCTTCGAGGAAGCAAAATTGTGGATGCTAGCTGGTGCAAAAGCTCTCCGTCGCCTTCCCCTGCACTCCAGACCTCCtagttttttccccttcttttgtttccttcttttttgtttttctcttaCTTTCTTGTAGCTTGGCTACATTGTTGTACCACCCGCTTTCTTTGCGGCTTTTCTTCTAATATACAAAGACACGCGCTTTGGCGTGTATTCGAGAAAAAAATGGGAAATCCTCTTGGCAGCTGCATCAGAGTCATAGCAATCCGTAAAACAGGGTTTTGTCTGTTCAGTCCTTTCAGTTGCTGCTACTTCCCCTCGGGAATCATAGCTGCATCTGTACCCTTAGGTATGCAATTGATTGTAAGTTGAGGACTGATCGAGCATTTGCCATTCATAGTTCATATTGTCCTATTTGAAGATGACTTCTCTCACGATGCATCACCTGGAACAGATCCCAATAATTATCGGACCTGAATCTTAAGGATCTGGATAGATATACCCCTGCTAATGTGTGTTTCATACTAGGTTTTCTGCTATTAGAAATCTCTCTTTCATGTTGTCTAACTAGAAATGCTATGAAGTGTAAACTGCAACATCACCTGCCAAACTTTATGTTCTGATTCTAGTTCATTCTTTCTTTCCATTTATTAAGGGAAGACAATGGATGGAGAAGGCATCAAGATATAGGTCTTCGGTCTGGAAGGTCGGCACAAAACGTCCAGGTATTTTTCAGTAAAGTTTGTGTAATTATTTTATTACCACTGGGAGCTGTTTACGCTAGGCGAACAAGTTTGCTAATTTATTTTTGTCTTTTCAGGATATAATGCTAGTGACTCtgattctgatgacggaaatgaTGATATCAACCAATAGCAATCAATTACGAAAAAGTGTGTGGTTAGAAGAATGCAAGGGTAAGAACATTGGCCGG from Lolium rigidum isolate FL_2022 chromosome 4, APGP_CSIRO_Lrig_0.1, whole genome shotgun sequence encodes the following:
- the LOC124649910 gene encoding uncharacterized protein LOC124649910 translates to MEVVNGATAEEGRKPLSEMVDDCVQRWFQDTLKEARRGDSAMQVLVAQMYNSGYGIPRNEHKGRQWMEKASRYRSSVWKVGTKRPGYNASDSDSDDGNDDINQ